In Cenarchaeum symbiont of Oopsacas minuta, the sequence AAACATGGGCGATAAACTCTCCCAATTTTTGACAAAGACCATCTAAACGACTAAATGTTCAACCCCCACTATAGATTGTCGCATTTAGGCACTAGCCGTTTTTTTCAAAATATGTGTCTTTTATGGGGGGTTTAACCTTTGTTCGTACATGTGCGCGCCAACGTTCAAAACACCCTCATTGTCTGTCACGATATGTGGGATTATTTTTTGTTGTGCGTAAAAGCTAAACCCCATATACAGGAGAGTTTTTTGCACATGTATGGAGTTTCGTATAGGAGTTCTAGTGGTTATAGTTGGCATTATAGTCTCCATTACAATCGGATTATACTTTTTTGATCAGTCAAAGACAGTCCCAATATATGCACTATCTGGTGAATTATTGCAGATAGGTCCAGTATCATATATAATAGAATATGATGGACTGCACAAAGGTAATGATATCACAAGTCCTGAAAATATCTATTATCAAATAAAAATACTTGCAAAGAACACTGGTTCAGAGTCTACACGCATCTCAAACAGTCAGTTTTTCATAACTGGTCCTGGTTTGACAAAGATGCAACCAGTATACTCTAACTTTAGCAGTTTAGATCTATCTGGTGTGGAATTAGATCCTGGCCAAGAGGTTGTTCGTACTACACAGTTTGACATACAATACAAACCGTCTGAAAAATATATTATACAAATAATACCCACAAAAGAACAATCTTCTACCCATGTTGGATTGGTTTGTATGTCAAACTGTAGATAGGTTTTAGGTGTCAATTAAAATTATTTCAAAACTCGAATTTTGAAATATTGTTATTTGCTAGAGTCTGGTCTCTTCATAATATGTACATGATCTGCTCGTACATGTAAGATGATACGTTGTTCACCATGATGACGATAGGGATATTTTTCAACACCCATGTATTTTTTAGCCAACTTGTCTGCATGCTTGTAAGAATAATCCTCTTTCATCCAAAGTACAATTCCACGTATCGATGCCATATCTAATGGATTGGTACATGATACGACAGATATTGCAACACGTGCATCTTTTTGTATGTTTTTGTGTTTTATTCGACCTTTTGCTGTGTTGATTGTTATGAATCCATTCTCAAAATCAACCCAAACAGCAGTCACTTGTGGAGAACCATCTGGCATAATCGTGGCAATATGGGCAATATTTGGCTCAGAAAAGAGTTTGATAGCTTTTGGATGCATTTATGACGAGCCTTTTTTCTTGGGCAGTTTGGAGATGTCCATTTTTTCTAATGTATGTGCTAATGC encodes:
- a CDS encoding pyridoxamine 5'-phosphate oxidase, with the protein product MHPKAIKLFSEPNIAHIATIMPDGSPQVTAVWVDFENGFITINTAKGRIKHKNIQKDARVAISVVSCTNPLDMASIRGIVLWMKEDYSYKHADKLAKKYMGVEKYPYRHHGEQRIILHVRADHVHIMKRPDSSK